The DNA sequence GTGCCCGAGGTCCCGCCGTCGCCGCCGCCGGCGGTGCCGGTCACAACCGAGTGCAGGGTGTTGCCGAGCCCGCCGAGCGGGTTCGCGTTCCCGGTGTCCGCACTGGCCACCGCACTGCCCAGCAGGACGAACCCGCCGGAGATGAATGCGGCGGTCAGGCCGCGTCGCACGTACTTGTGCATGACTTCCCTTTCCTTACCTTCTGTCCAATGTGGATTTCCGGAGGTGGAAAGGGAAGGTCAGCTCGGATGGTCGTTGCCGAAGAACTCCAGCCAGTGCAACGACCACGAGCCCGCGGGAGGCGCCCGCCAGGATCGATCGGTTCCCGCCGCACCGGTCCCGGCCGCGGTCACGGCGTACTCGCCGCCGTGCTGAGCACCGGAACCCGCCGACATCGCGCCGCTCGTGCCGGAGACGTCGACGGGCAGTCCGCCGCCGGATCCGGACATCGGGCCGGTCACGCCGGCCATCTCCGGAGCCGCGTCCCCGGCGACGTGCCGGGAACCCACCTGAGCATCGTGACGACGCTGGGTATCACCCTGCTCGGCGGCCACCGGGGCGATCCAGCCGGCCGGTGCGACCTGCTCCGCCGGCGCAACCACCGCCCACGGGGCACTGGTGTCACCGCGCGGAGTGGGCTCGGCCGGCTGCCCGGTCACCGCCGGGACGACGTACCCGGCCCCGATCGCCCGGACCACCGGTGCGGTCACCGGAGCCGTGGCGTGCAGGACCGGCGACGTCACCGGGGACACGGCGTGCAGCAACGGCGCGGTGACCGGCCGCAAGGCCGCCAGCACCGGCTCCGCCGCCTGCAGCACCGGAAGGGTCACCGGCGCGAGCACGGGCTCGAGCCCGCTCGTCACCGGCCGCACCACCGGGGCCACTACCGACGTCACCGTGTGCAGCGTGCCCGCCACCGGCTTGACCACCGGAGCGACCTGCGACGACACCGTGTACACGGCGCCGGTGACCGGCTTCAGCACCGGTTCGACCGGCTTGAGCACACCGTGCACCGTTTGCCCGGCTCCGTCGAGCAGACCGGGCCGATCCGGTGGCGGCGAACCTTCGGAAGCGTCCGCGGCCCCCGACACGGCCAACGCCACCAGGGTGAATCCGAACAACGCACCGGCCACAACGAGCACCCGCAGTAGTAACGGGTGGTCGACCAGCACGTAGTCCTTCTGGGAAGTATCCATCCATCTCACCCCCTTTCAGGTCTGGACTTCACCGTCAGTCAGGTTTCGAGGCGAAGGACGTCACCAGATTGGTGGAAAACATTCTTTTTTTCTTTTACCCGAAAGGGTTTTCTACCGTCGGGTAGGGGGTACGCGCGGCGTTTTCCGTGGCCGGTACCGGCCACGGAACTCCCGGAACGGACCGATGTGGACACCCGCGGTGACCCGCCCGGACCCGAACGCCGCCCGCGTTTTTCGCCCGTTCAGGGTGGCGACCCATCCGCGGCGGCCCGGGCCTCGAAAGCGGAAGGTCCACGAAGAATCCGCCCGGTGCCGGGAATTCCGGCGGTGGGTTACGCCCGCCGTGCGCGGGCGGGGAGGAGTTCGTCCGTGTTTGGCAAACGTTATGCCGCTTCGATGATCAACCGGAGCGCGGAGAACGACCAGGACCGCCGCCGCTTCCTCAAGGCGGCCGGGATGACCGGCCTCGGCGTCGTCGGCGCCGGTGCGCTCGGCGGCCTCGTCGCGGGGCCCGCGTCCGCGGCCACCGTCCGGCCCGCCGCCGCGGCCGCCGCGGCCGGTGGGGTGAGCGACGCCGCCGTCCTCAACTTCGCCCTCAACCTCGAGTACCTCGAAGCCGAGTTCTACCTCCACGCCGTCACCGGCCGCGGCCTCGACGACGCCATGACCACCGGCACCGGCGCCCGCGGCGGCGTCACCGGCGGACGCGCCGTCCGATTCCAGACCCGCGCCGCCAAGCAGTACGCCCAGGAGATCGCCGGCGACGAGAAAGCGCACGTCCGGTTCCTGCGCTCGGCCCTCGGCTCGGCGGCGGTCAGCCGGCCCGCCATCGACCTGCGGTCCAGCTTCACGGCCGCCGCGCAGGCCGCCGGGCTCGTGAAGCCCGGGCAGAGCTTCGACGCGTTCTCCTGCGAGGAGAACTTCCTGCTCGCCGCGTTCCTCTTCGAAGACGTCGGCGTCACGGCCTACAAGGGTGCCGCGCCGCTGATCACCAACAAGACCTACCTCGAAGCCGCGGCCGGCATCCTCGCCGTCGAGGCCTACCACGCGGCCAACATCCGCAGCGCGCTCTACCAGCGCGGCGACGCCAACGCCACGGTCAAGCTGTCGGCCGCCCGCGACAGCCTCGACGGGCCGGGCGACGACGACCAGGGCGTCATCGACAGCCACGGCAACGCCAACATCGTCCCCACCGACGCGAACGGCATCGCCTACAGCCGCTCGCCCGGCCAGGTCCTCAACATCGTCTACCTGACGAACAAGGCCGCCACCTCCGGCGGCTTCTTCCCCAAGGGGGTCAACGGCGAGGTGAACACCAGCGCCGCCCACTGACCGCCGGCCGCGGGCGCCGGACCGCCTCGGGGGGCGGCCCGGGACCCGCGGCGCGGGTCAGTGCCCGGGTTCCGGGGAACGGGCCGTCGCCGAGGATCCCGGAACGGTCGGGCACACCGGCGGCGGCCCGCATCCGGGCGAACTCGACGGCGAGCGCCGCGGGCGGGAAGTGCGCGTTGAGGCCGCTGGGGTTGGGCACGATCCACACGCGGGCGCCGCCGAGCGTCCCGGGCTGCGGACCGAGCCGGGCCCGGGGTGCGCCGAACGCCACCCGGTAGCCGGTGACGCCCAGGATCGCCAGCCACTGCGGCCGGACCGCCCGGACCCGTTCGGCGAGGTCTTCGCCGCCCGCGACGAGTTCGTCGCGGGACAGCTGCGCGGCGCGGGCCGTCGGGCGGCGCACGATGCTGGTGATGCCCAGCCCCCAGTCCGGCAGGAGCCGTTCCTCCTCCGCGCGCAGCCGCCGCGGGGTGAACCCGGAGCGGTGCAGGGCGGGCCAGAACCGGTTGCCGGCGCCGTGGAAGCTGTGCCCGGCCGCCGCGGCCGCGAGGCCGGGGTTGATCCCGACGAACACCACCCGCAGGTCCTGCGCGAGCACGTCCGGCAGGACCACGGCGGCTTGATCGTCGTCGGGCATGGCAAGTTTCCTCGAGGAGTACGCGGGCGGACCGCCACCGAAAGGCTACGCACTCCCACAGGCCCTGCGCACCACCGCGCTCGCCCCCTCCCGCACGCGATGCCGGACCATCCCTGGGCAGGGTCCGGAAAGTCCGTGAAGGCCTCCTTGAGGGACTCTACGTCCCTCAAGGAGGCCTTCACGGACTTTCGCGCGGGGCACCCCCGCGGCCGGCGGATCGTCAGTCGAACCGCGGCCGCTTCCCCGGCGGGTCGACCGGGGACCCCGGCGGTGTGTGGACCAGCGGGAGGCCCGTCGGGGGGCGTTCGGACGTCGGCGCGTGCGGGATCGGCGTGCCGCCGGGCGAGATGGGGTTCGAGTTCGGCGGCACCCCGTTCGGCGCGTGGGGGTAGGACGGCCACGGGCCGCCGGTGTGGCCCGGGGCGGCAGGGTTGGTGTAGCCCGGGTGCGAACCGCGGTCGGGACGCGGCGGGATGTACTTGTCCTCGTGCGCGCCGGTGCCCGACGAGCTCTTCGAGTACTCGACCTGACCGTAGCTGCTGCCCTGCCGGTTGTAGTGCTTGTTGTCCGCGATGGGCAGCTTGTGACCGGTCTCGTTGAAGTAGGTGCCCGCCGCCTTGTTGTGCCCCATGATCGCGTTCTTCTTGGGGACGACCAGGTCCGGCGTGCCGTCCTGGTGGTAGGTCTGGAACTGGCCGTGCTTCTGCATCCACTTGTTCTCGGCGTCGGTCTTGAGGCCGGGAGGCATCTGGTGCTTGTTGACCAGGGCGTTGTCGAACATCGGCTTGATGTTCTGGTGCGTCCAGCTGGGGTTGTCCATCCCCGCCGCGGGCCGGTTCTTCTTGTTCTTGTTCGGCCCCGCCGGCGCCGATTCCTTGTACCAGTTGCCGCCCGGGGACTGGCTGTACTTCCCGCCGCCCGGCGACTGCTTCATCGGGTTGGGCCCGACGTTCGTGTCGATCGTCAGATTGGGCTTGCCGCAGGACTTCGGGGTGAGGCCCAGCGGGTCGATCTGCCCGAACGGGTTGTCCACGTAGGCGTAGGGGTTCGGGCCCGGCTCCAGGCCGAGCGGGTCGGGGCTGAGGTAGCGCGCGGTCACCGGGTCGTAGTAGCGCTGGGCGTTGTAGTGCAACCCGGTCTCGGCGTCGAAGTACTGCCCGGGGAACCGCAGCGGGGTCGCCGCCGGCGTACCCGCCCCGGTGGGGGCGCCGTACACGCTCGGGCGGGCGCACCAGGTGATCCGGCCGTGGTCGTCGACGAGCTCCGCGGGACTGCCCGTCAGGTCGGCGACGATGGCGTCGAACCGGGTGTCCACCCAGGCCTGCCCCGGCCGGGCCGTCCGCCCGCGCTGCGCGAGCGGACGGAAGTCGCCCGGCTCGTAGTCCCACACCGTCGCCTGCACACCCTCGGGCGTGTGCCGGGCCTCCTCGACGAGCAGCTGCCCGTCCCAGGTGAACTCGACGCGTTCGAGCACGGTCCGGCCGTCCGCGGCCAGGTGCTCCTTGGCGACGCGGCGGCCCAGCGCGTCGTAGGTGTAGCGCCAGCTGCTGCCGTCGGGGACGCCGGCCGCGACGAGCCGGTCGTCGCCGTCCCAGGTGAACCGCCAGGTCAGTTTCGCGCCGTCGGGCATCGTGCGTTCCCGCAGCACGACCCGGCCTCGCCGGTCGTGCCCGTAGCGCGTCCCGCCGGCGGCCGTGACGAGCGGGCCGACGAACGTCCGCCGGCCCACGAGGTCCGTCTCGGCCGTGGGCCACGACGCGTCGGTGATGTTCCCGGCCTCGTCGTAGCGGTAGGACTCGGACCCGCGCGGCGACCGCACCTCGGTGATCCGGCCGAGCGGGTCGAGACCGAACTCGCGCGGGCCGCCGGCCTGGTCGTGCAGCGCGACCAGCTCGCCGTCGGCCCGGTAGCCGTAGGAGCGCTGCTGGTGGACGGCGCCGGCGTGGTCCGTGATCGCCTGGGTCGCCAGCTGCGAGTTCGGGGTCCAGGTCTGCAGCAGGGTGGCGCCGGTGCCGAGGGAGCGGCGGACCTCCCGGCCCGCGGCGTCGTGGGCGAAGCGCAGGTCCCGGCCCGCGAGCCGGGCGGCGACCGGCAGCCCGGCGGCGTCGTACTCCCACGCGCTCTCCGCGCCGGACGGGGTCAGCCGGCGAACCCGGCGGCCCTCGGCGTCGTAGGCGGAGCGCACCGTGCGGCCGTTGACCGTCTCGGCGAGGACCCGGCCGACCGCGTCCCGCTCGTAGCTGACCCGCGTGGTGCCGTCGTCGGCCGACAGCAGCTGCCCGGTGGCGCTGACCTCGAACTTCGTGACGCGGTCGCCGTCGAGCTGCTCGACGAGGTGCCCGGCCAGGTCGTAGCGGAACGTCGTGCGCCGGCCGTCCGGGCGGACGCGGTCGACGAGCTGGCCCGCCGCGTCGTACCCGTAGGTCGTCACCCCGCCGGTGAAGTCGGTCTCCCGCACCAGGTTCCCGGCCGTGTCCCGCTCGTAGCGCCACACCCGGCCCTGCTCGTTGGTCGCCGTGTCGACCCGCAGCTCGGCGTCGTAGGTGACCGAGATCCGGTTGCCGTCGGGGAGGATCCGCGCCGTCTGCAGGTCGAACCCGCCGTATTCGTAGCGGGTGACCCCGCCGGCCGCGCTGATGTGCACCCGGTTGTTGCCCTCGCCGTCCAGCACCCACTGGTCCTGGCTCCCGTCGGGATCCTGGTGCCAGGCCAGGTTCCCGTCCACGGTGTAGGCGAAGCGCTCCACCCCGCCGGCGGGGTCGACGATCGTGGTGACGCGCCCGAACTCGTCCCGTTCGTAGCGGGTGACGCCGCCCCGCGCGTCGGTCACCACGACCGGCAGCCCGGCCGGGTCGTTGACCACGGTGACCGTGGCCCCGGTCGCGTCGGTCATCGCCACGGCGGCACCCTGGTCGTCGAAGCGGTACCGGGTGGTCCCGCCGTCCGGCGCCACGACCGTGGTGAGGTTGCCCCGCTCGTCGAAGGCGTAGCGCGTCACGACGCCGGGCGCGTCGTGCACCGCCACCGCCCGTCCGGCCGAGTCGCGTTCGAAGGCGCGCTCGGTCCCGTCCGGGCGGATCTCGGCGAGGAGGTTGCCGAGCTCGTCGTGGTGGTAGCGGGTGGTGCGGCCCAGCGGATCGGTTCTGCTCAGCAGGTTGTTGCGCGCGTCCCACTCCGAGAGCGTCGCCCGCCCGAGCGGGTCGATCTCGCGGATGACCTGCCCGGCTTCGTTGAAGTGGAACTCGGAGGTGTGGCCGAGCGCGTCGGTGGAGCGGGTGACGCGGTTGTCCGGGTCGTACTCGAGCACGCAGTCGAGGAAGCCGCCGGAGCCTTCGGTGCGCACCACGCGGCCGGCGGCGTCGTAGTGGTAGCGGAACCATTCGTCGTTGCGGTCGGTCCAGCCCGTGATGCGGCCCGCGCCGTCGTAGGTGTAGCGCATCGGCTGCCCCGACGCGTTGGTGACCGAGACCAGGTTCCGGCCGTCGTAGCCGTACCGGACCAGCTCGACCTCGCCGTCGCCGGAGACCGCGAACAGCGCGGTGACGAGCCCTTCGCGGGTCTCGAAGCGGACGCGGTGCCCGGCGGTGTGCCGGATCTCCAGCGGGCTGCCGTCCTCGGCGCGCACGACCTCGAAGGCGTTGTCGTTGCGGTCGG is a window from the Amycolatopsis sp. NBC_00355 genome containing:
- a CDS encoding ferritin-like domain-containing protein, which gives rise to MFGKRYAASMINRSAENDQDRRRFLKAAGMTGLGVVGAGALGGLVAGPASAATVRPAAAAAAAGGVSDAAVLNFALNLEYLEAEFYLHAVTGRGLDDAMTTGTGARGGVTGGRAVRFQTRAAKQYAQEIAGDEKAHVRFLRSALGSAAVSRPAIDLRSSFTAAAQAAGLVKPGQSFDAFSCEENFLLAAFLFEDVGVTAYKGAAPLITNKTYLEAAAGILAVEAYHAANIRSALYQRGDANATVKLSAARDSLDGPGDDDQGVIDSHGNANIVPTDANGIAYSRSPGQVLNIVYLTNKAATSGGFFPKGVNGEVNTSAAH
- the mug gene encoding G/U mismatch-specific DNA glycosylase — translated: MPDDDQAAVVLPDVLAQDLRVVFVGINPGLAAAAAGHSFHGAGNRFWPALHRSGFTPRRLRAEEERLLPDWGLGITSIVRRPTARAAQLSRDELVAGGEDLAERVRAVRPQWLAILGVTGYRVAFGAPRARLGPQPGTLGGARVWIVPNPSGLNAHFPPAALAVEFARMRAAAGVPDRSGILGDGPFPGTRALTRAAGPGPPPEAVRRPRPAVSGRRWCSPRR
- a CDS encoding RHS repeat-associated core domain-containing protein, translated to MSNPLVAPVKDSTTAVSGVPLLEDATGLKTAIESGDWASVAMGAVGTALDALTAAMDPFGAIFAAGVGWLIEHVGPLKEALNALTGNADEITAQSQTWTNVAKELEGVSTELVDLVKKDLGGWAGPAADAYRTRAQDTSTLIASAQKGCEGAASGVKTAGEVVAAVRTLVRDIIAELVGHLISWALQVVFTLGIGLTWVVPQVVAAVAKTASKIASVTTKLVKALKALVPLLKKAGTLFEDAAKALKNIKPGKVKPAGKPKDITAKSSPDPTPHGKGGDSTNTAGDHSGGGNSGGHGGDSTGTAGDKGKGGGSGGGSGGGENTGPAGTHDNPPGGGGQNHPGGNGSRGNPDGTSPQGIRGQGENNRPIGNEVCVTDPVAVSTGQMVMEEVDATLFGVLPLEFRRTHFSGYRAGIFLGDGWVSTVDQRVEADGDGVSFAAEDGTLLRYPLPGPDDWVVAEGGPRRPLKRAPDGGFLIDDQGQGRLLYFAPGAGAALLTSVTDRNDNAFEVVRAEDGSPLEIRHTAGHRVRFETREGLVTALFAVSGDGEVELVRYGYDGRNLVSVTNASGQPMRYTYDGAGRITGWTDRNDEWFRYHYDAAGRVVRTEGSGGFLDCVLEYDPDNRVTRSTDALGHTSEFHFNEAGQVIREIDPLGRATLSEWDARNNLLSRTDPLGRTTRYHHDELGNLLAEIRPDGTERAFERDSAGRAVAVHDAPGVVTRYAFDERGNLTTVVAPDGGTTRYRFDDQGAAVAMTDATGATVTVVNDPAGLPVVVTDARGGVTRYERDEFGRVTTIVDPAGGVERFAYTVDGNLAWHQDPDGSQDQWVLDGEGNNRVHISAAGGVTRYEYGGFDLQTARILPDGNRISVTYDAELRVDTATNEQGRVWRYERDTAGNLVRETDFTGGVTTYGYDAAGQLVDRVRPDGRRTTFRYDLAGHLVEQLDGDRVTKFEVSATGQLLSADDGTTRVSYERDAVGRVLAETVNGRTVRSAYDAEGRRVRRLTPSGAESAWEYDAAGLPVAARLAGRDLRFAHDAAGREVRRSLGTGATLLQTWTPNSQLATQAITDHAGAVHQQRSYGYRADGELVALHDQAGGPREFGLDPLGRITEVRSPRGSESYRYDEAGNITDASWPTAETDLVGRRTFVGPLVTAAGGTRYGHDRRGRVVLRERTMPDGAKLTWRFTWDGDDRLVAAGVPDGSSWRYTYDALGRRVAKEHLAADGRTVLERVEFTWDGQLLVEEARHTPEGVQATVWDYEPGDFRPLAQRGRTARPGQAWVDTRFDAIVADLTGSPAELVDDHGRITWCARPSVYGAPTGAGTPAATPLRFPGQYFDAETGLHYNAQRYYDPVTARYLSPDPLGLEPGPNPYAYVDNPFGQIDPLGLTPKSCGKPNLTIDTNVGPNPMKQSPGGGKYSQSPGGNWYKESAPAGPNKNKKNRPAAGMDNPSWTHQNIKPMFDNALVNKHQMPPGLKTDAENKWMQKHGQFQTYHQDGTPDLVVPKKNAIMGHNKAAGTYFNETGHKLPIADNKHYNRQGSSYGQVEYSKSSSGTGAHEDKYIPPRPDRGSHPGYTNPAAPGHTGGPWPSYPHAPNGVPPNSNPISPGGTPIPHAPTSERPPTGLPLVHTPPGSPVDPPGKRPRFD